The Nocardia sp. NBC_01329 sequence TGTTTCGGCGCACGCATTCGACGATTCCGCACGGCAGGTGCGTGGTGGTGTCGCTCCGCGGACGTTCGACGGTGACTGGCTCGGGCTCTACCGCATCCACAGGGTGGAACGCGACAACGATGGCATCTACTTCATGACCGGCCCCAGCTCGGACAACTGTATGGACGGGAGCGGAGGATTCGCTCATCTCCCCGGCGGACCGCCCGAGGTGGGCCAATACGGTCACCACCTCGGCGGTGACTGGTACCACTTCTGCCTCGATGGCGGACTGGTTCGAGTGCCAGACCACCCAATGACATCGCGCTAGCCGCCGTCAAGGCAGAGACGCGTCCGCGGGCAGGTCAGAATCGGAAACTCTTCTGTCGGCGCGGGCTGGGCGTGAAGTAGGGGTCGTTCGCTTACTGACCATGGCCGCGGTTTGGGATCTTGCACCGGAGACTGAAGCGGCCCCACAGTCCCGCCGTCGTCCTCGGCGGCGTTGCAGTCCCCAGTTCGCTGGAACCCGTCGCTATTCACCGCGCCAGCACGCGAACCCAGTCGGGTTCCAGTCGAGAACGTTTCATTCACGGTGAACACGCACGATCTTCGGCGAGCAAGCTATAGAGAAGCGCTCCCATGCCCACTTCTTCGACCCCCGATATCTCTTGCACTTTTGCGTGTTGCACTCATACGGTCCAGGACATGCACCTGATCTTCTTCAATGCGGCCGGCTGGAATCTGACGAAGCAGCAGGCGGCGCATCGCGGACAACAGGTGAGGGTTCGCTACGCGGAGGCGTTCAACTGCGCCCCCTCCCACCCGGCGACCTCGGCACCGGAGCTGGTGCCGGAAGGGGCCGGCGTACGACCCCCCGTATCCACCTCGCCGCAGTGAGCGCCCCGCAGACCCCGTCGACTCCGCAGACCCCGTCGACTCCGCAGACCTCGTCGCCGAAGAGCGGACGAGGCAGCGGCGCCGTCTCGCTCTACGCGGTGTTCTTCCTCAACGGTCTCGTCCTGGCGAGTTGGGCGCCCCGCATCCCGCAGGTCAAGGAGCAGCTCCAGCTCTCCGACGGGCAGCTCGGACTCGCCCTGCTCGGTGTCGCGCTGGGTTCCGTGCCCGCCATGCCCACGGCCGGAGCGCTGGTGAACCGGTTCGGCAGCCGGGCGGTGGCTCGAAGCGCGGTCCTGGTGTACGCGGCGGCTATCGCGCTGCCGGGGCTGGCGCGTTCGCTGCCCGAACTCCTGGTGAGCCTGGCCGTGCTCGGCGGCGCGGTCGGCGCGCTGGACGTGGCCATGAACGCGCACGCGGTGGACCTGGAGCGGAGCAGCGGCAGGACGCGGATCTCCTCGTTCCACGCCCTGTTCAGCGCGGGCGCTCTGGCCGGGGCACTGCTCGGCACGCTCGCGGCGGCAGGGGGTGTGACGCCGCGCGCCCAGTTCGCCGCCACAGCTGTGGTCTCCCTGCTCGCGGCCGGGGTGGCTGCGGCGGCACTGCGGCCTTCCGCACACCAGCACGAACCCGGGCAGAAGCGGGAACCTGCGCGCGCCCGCCCCTCCCGCTTCACGCCCAGGCTGCTGCTGCTCAGCATCCTGGGCCTGTGTGTGCTGCTCATCGAAGGGGTGGTGACCGACTGGGGCAGCGTGTATCTGGCCGACTCGCTCGACGCGGAGCCCGGCCTGGCGGGCGCGGGATACGTGGCCTTCGCCCTGGCCATGACGGTGGGACGGCTGAGCGGCGACCGGGCGGCCAACCGCTCCGGCCCCGTCCGGGTCGTCCGGGTCGGCGCGCTGCTGACCGCCGCGGGTTCCGTGGTCACGCTTGCGACGGGCCAACCGGTGGTGGCGGTGGTCTTCTTCGCGCTGGTCGGCCTCGGGATCGCGGCGTCCTTCCCCTTGGTCGTCAGCGCGGCCAGCCGGCTCCACACCGGTTCGCCCGGTACCGCGGTGGCCACGGTCTCCACGACCGGCTACTTCGCCTTCCTGGCGGGCCCACCCCTCGTCGGCTTCGTCGCCGAGCACAGTAGTGTGCGCGCCGCGCTGCTGATACTTCCCGTGCTCGCCGTGGCGACGGCCCTGCTCGCCCCGCTACTGCGGGTCGAGGGCCGTGCCGCGACGACGCCCCGTCCCGCACCCCCCGAGTGGCTGTGTGCCGGTGGCTGATCGCCTTGCGACGCGGGCAGATGATCGGCCAGGTCACTGATGAAGCCAGTGAGCGCCGGTCACTTTCCGGCAGTGAACGACACCGTCGAACCACTCCGCCAGCGAACCGCCCGCCAGATATTGGTCGGCGTCATCGGCGGGGTCGTAGCCGGGGCCGACCAGCCGCGACTTCGCGGGCTCGGTCAGCCACGGCTGGGCGCGAGCGGAGCTGATCATCGCCAGGTTCAAAAGGTAGGCATCAAGAGCAGTGTCGCCGAGCGTGGAGTCTATGAAATCTGTTGGCGGCGTGGGATAGTTCTGTGCGCCGACCCCATGATCGAACATCAATCCCATGGAGATATAGCCGGCACCGAAGCGCTGCCGAAGGTAACTGCCGGCGTTGCGATGAGCGATCCGTTGCCCCGACATCGGGATCGTCCGCGACATGCCATCGGCCGTATGCGCCATACCGCCCCAGTAGACGATCTTCTCTCCGGTCCGTTCGTGCCAGCGGATAACCTCCTCCGCCATGAATCGTTCGATGTCACCGAGGTCGTATGAAGGTGGCACGGCATCACTGGCCTGAGCAACCCGAACCGGGTCGTGCGGATGTCGCATGTTGTAGCGCCGTAGCCATTTGACGACATCGAGCAACTCCTGGGTCCGCCAGAAGGTCCGAGCATTCGCCATCAGTGCGCGCGGGTCACCGACGCCGGCGACCACATAGTCGTTGATCGCGCTACTCGCTGCGCTGTCGCCTTCCAGAGCAACAGTGCGAAACCCCGATTCCTCGACCAGAAACCGCAGCATTCGGTGGGCGAGGACGGACAACTCATGTGTGTCGCGGGTCGCTGCGCCGAGCGCGACTACGTTCGCGTTCCGGGCTAGGTCGCCCAGTGGCGCGAGGTCGTTCAGTGGCGCAGCGGGTTCGAAAGTAGCCAGCGGATGGGCGTGCTGCTCGATCCACTGCCTCGGAGTGTCGATCATGGTCATGCGGCCATCCTGATACCTGAAGTTAACTTCAGGTCAAGCAAGGCTGTCGACGCGCCCCCAGCGGCCCGTCGCTGGAAGGCAACATGCCCGCGCGCGGAACACCGTGGTCAGCGGTAGGCGCTGCTGGTAGTCGAAGCGACTACGTCGTATTCGCCCAATTTCCGGCGAATGCCACGACTACCCGTTGCGTTGCGGGTATTGCCGAGCTACAGTACAACGCAACGTTGCGTTGCATATGGAGGTCTCATGAGTATCCCGGTGGTTCTGGTGCACGGAATCCGCTTGAGCGGACGGTGCTGGGTTTCCGTGGTGGACGAAATCGGGACCGAGCGGACGGTGGTCACTCCGGACCTTCCGGGGCACGGCCTACGCCGCGGCGAACGCTTCACGATGCCCGCGGCGATCGACACCGTTCGCGCGGCGGTGGATTCGGTCGGCGGCCGTGCACTGGTCGTCGGTCACTCGCTGGGCGGGCACATCGGAATCGCGGCGGCCGCTGAACTCGGCGAACAGGTCGCCGGCCTGGTTGTCGCCGGCTCGACACGTATTCCGAACAGCGCACTGGCACTTCCGTTCCGGATGGCACATGCGCTCCTATCGGCTCAGCGTGACGGAGGCGAGCGGCTCAGCCGCCGGATCTTCGCCGCCGTCCTCCCCGCACCGGTCGCCCGTGCCGTCGCGGC is a genomic window containing:
- a CDS encoding MFS transporter, with the translated sequence MSAPQTPSTPQTPSTPQTSSPKSGRGSGAVSLYAVFFLNGLVLASWAPRIPQVKEQLQLSDGQLGLALLGVALGSVPAMPTAGALVNRFGSRAVARSAVLVYAAAIALPGLARSLPELLVSLAVLGGAVGALDVAMNAHAVDLERSSGRTRISSFHALFSAGALAGALLGTLAAAGGVTPRAQFAATAVVSLLAAGVAAAALRPSAHQHEPGQKREPARARPSRFTPRLLLLSILGLCVLLIEGVVTDWGSVYLADSLDAEPGLAGAGYVAFALAMTVGRLSGDRAANRSGPVRVVRVGALLTAAGSVVTLATGQPVVAVVFFALVGLGIAASFPLVVSAASRLHTGSPGTAVATVSTTGYFAFLAGPPLVGFVAEHSSVRAALLILPVLAVATALLAPLLRVEGRAATTPRPAPPEWLCAGG
- a CDS encoding erythromycin esterase family protein, which codes for MTMIDTPRQWIEQHAHPLATFEPAAPLNDLAPLGDLARNANVVALGAATRDTHELSVLAHRMLRFLVEESGFRTVALEGDSAASSAINDYVVAGVGDPRALMANARTFWRTQELLDVVKWLRRYNMRHPHDPVRVAQASDAVPPSYDLGDIERFMAEEVIRWHERTGEKIVYWGGMAHTADGMSRTIPMSGQRIAHRNAGSYLRQRFGAGYISMGLMFDHGVGAQNYPTPPTDFIDSTLGDTALDAYLLNLAMISSARAQPWLTEPAKSRLVGPGYDPADDADQYLAGGSLAEWFDGVVHCRKVTGAHWLHQ
- a CDS encoding alpha/beta fold hydrolase, whose product is MSIPVVLVHGIRLSGRCWVSVVDEIGTERTVVTPDLPGHGLRRGERFTMPAAIDTVRAAVDSVGGRALVVGHSLGGHIGIAAAAELGEQVAGLVVAGSTRIPNSALALPFRMAHALLSAQRDGGERLSRRIFAAVLPAPVARAVAAGGIASEVLPDIGDAVRTFDPLAELARYSGPVWLINGSRDHFRGHEQRFAAASPRSRLLVVPGAGHYLPLAEPRRFARLIRDIADGCDSARATPFNDSQPSALLDP